Below is a genomic region from Rouxiella chamberiensis.
GCGGTGTGTCGCTGCTGCTGTACGGCGTGATTGGCGCATCGGGTATTCGCGTGTTGATCGAATCGAAAGTCGATTACAACAAGCCGAAAAACCTGATTTTGACTTCGGTAATCCTGATTATCGGTGTTAGCGGCGCGAAAGTGCACATCGGCGCGGCCGAATTGAAGGGCATGGCGCTGGCGACCGTGGTCGGCGTGTTCCTGAGTCTGCTGTTCAAGCTTATCGACGTGTATCGTGGTGAAGAAGAGATTATCGATGTTCCCGACGAGCGCACGCCGCCGTCTGTGTGATCCCTTAGTTTTGTAAAAATACCGGGCAGAGTGCGCTTTGCCCGGTAGGTCGGCTGAATTGCAGGCGTTTAGCGCGTCGAAAGTTCAATTCTTCACGGATCCTATGATAGAATTCCACGATTGATTATTTGTCCTGATGTTTTTTAAAACAGGTCTGCCTGAAGACCCGTTTTGGTTGAGGTGCTTCTGAATACGCCGGCACAGCTTTCCCTGCCACTTTATCTTCCCGACGACGAAACCTTTGCCAGTTTTTATGCGGGAGAAAACACCTCGCTGCTCTCCGCTATCCAGACTGCGTTGCAGCAGGAACATGGCACCTACATCTATTTCTGGTCGCGTGAAGGCGGCGGTCGCAGCCATTTGCTGCATGCGGCCTGCGCCGAACTTTCGCTGCGCGGTGAAGCAGTAGGCTATGTCCCCCTCGACAAACGCGCCTATTTTGTGCCGGAAGTGCTCGATGGCATGGAGCAACTGGCGCTGGTCTGCATCGACAATATTCAGGGCATTGCCGGCGACGAAGCCTGGGAAGCCGCCATCTTCCACCTCTATAACCGTATCCTCGAAACCGGCCGCACGCGTCTGTTCATTACCGGCGATCGTCCGCCGCGCCAGTTGAATCTCGGCCTGCCGGACTTGGCCTCGCGCCTCGACTGGGGGCAAATCTACCGCCTGCAGCCACTTTCAGACGATGAAAAATTGCAGGCGTTGCAGGTGCGCGCCAAACTGCGCGGCTTCGAGCTGCCCGAGGACGTTGGACGTTTTTTGCTAAAACGTCTGGATCGCGAGATGCGCACCCTGTTCATGACCCTCGATCAGCTCGATCGCGCGTCGATTACCGCCCAGCGCAAATTGACCATTCCCTTTGTTAAAGAAACGCTCAATCTCTAGCGTGGCCTAAAGAATCTCCAGCACCTGTTCCGGCGGACGGCCGAGCCGCGCCTTGCCGTTGGCGACCACGATGGGGCGTTCGAGCAGACGCGGACTGTCTGCGATAGCCTGCAACAGCTGCTCTTCACTCAGGTGGGTATCGGCGAGATTTTTCTCTTTATAGACTTCCTCGCCGCTGCGCATCATTTCACGCGCCGAAGAAAACCCCAGTTTCTGCTGCAACGATTTCAGCGTGTCGAGCGACGGCGGTGTCTCGAGGTATAAAATCACATCGGGCTTGATGCCTTTTTCTTCAAGCAGTTCCAGCGTCTCGCGGCTTTTGCTGCAACGGGGATTGTGGTAAATCGCGACATCGTGTTCCATTGGCTTCTCCTTTCTTTATTTTATCGCTCTTCAGCGTTGTCAGCCTTTTACATACTGCTGGAAGCGTTTTTGCAGCTGACGCAACTGATCGATGCGTGCGTCGTAGCGCGCCTGATCCAGACTGCCCAGTTTCGACTGATCGCTGGCACTGCTCAACATGCTGATCGACTGATCGAGACGGCCTACCAGCGCCATGCTCTCGGCGCGGGCGGCCAGCTCCTGCGGTCGTAGTCCCTGTTGTGCGACGGACTGCGTCAGCAGATCCCAGCCGTTGGGATCGTCTGGATGAGCATAAGTGTAGCGGTAAAGCAGCCGACTGGCTTTTGCCAGCTCGTTGCCTTCGATGTAGGCGTTGGCCATATTGAGCTGCAACACCGCGTCCTTGCTGGTGGCGGCGTTGGCTTTTTCCAGTCGGGCGATGGCCTGCGGAGCACGTTTCTGATCGATGTCGATATCCGTGAGCAGGTCGAGATACCAGACATTGCCCGGCTCCCTGGCCAGCATCGGCTCAAGGATATTTCGCGCCTGAGTATAGCTTTTGGCACGGTAAAACTGGATAGCGCGTCCATACTGGGCGGC
It encodes:
- the hda gene encoding DnaA inactivator Hda, which codes for MLLNTPAQLSLPLYLPDDETFASFYAGENTSLLSAIQTALQQEHGTYIYFWSREGGGRSHLLHAACAELSLRGEAVGYVPLDKRAYFVPEVLDGMEQLALVCIDNIQGIAGDEAWEAAIFHLYNRILETGRTRLFITGDRPPRQLNLGLPDLASRLDWGQIYRLQPLSDDEKLQALQVRAKLRGFELPEDVGRFLLKRLDREMRTLFMTLDQLDRASITAQRKLTIPFVKETLNL
- the arsC gene encoding arsenate reductase (glutaredoxin) (This arsenate reductase requires both glutathione and glutaredoxin to convert arsenate to arsenite, after which the efflux transporter formed by ArsA and ArsB can extrude the arsenite from the cell, providing resistance.), which codes for MEHDVAIYHNPRCSKSRETLELLEEKGIKPDVILYLETPPSLDTLKSLQQKLGFSSAREMMRSGEEVYKEKNLADTHLSEEQLLQAIADSPRLLERPIVVANGKARLGRPPEQVLEIL